A part of Marinomonas rhizomae genomic DNA contains:
- a CDS encoding S8 family peptidase — MAGLAIWGDLTAALDSSSHLTINHKLESIKLLRHSGDNRDKHLGQVTASGISLSEIENFDRKRIYTLALSAKDSKDRGKPSAWSSELDALAVDYSGDNLYPRLFVVSAGNTDLDLTLLKQYPYYNELQDIHDPGQSWNVITVGACTNKVQITDDGGENFLPLAPNGGLSPYSTTSVTWINSMPIKPEVVFEGGNMGVDDYSATSMSSLQLLSTHYEFNLRLFSTFNATSAATALAAKFAADISALYPEYWPETVRGLIVHSADWSDAMVNQFSYANRTKRQRAQHLVRCVGYGVPNISKALWSANNSLVMIVEDELQPFEKLKGKDTSTKDMHIHDIPWPKNELLDLGDIPVKMTITLSYFIEPNPSSRDSSSKYRYPSHQLRFDVKRPTESKLQFLKRLSRDARDEDEGSTKPPSDSNWLLGDFRNKGSIHKDIWEGTAADLAERGLLAVYPGIGWWRTRKKLERYNKRARYTLIVSIETPSTEIDLYTPVEAKIRNRIPIKNMASVTTI, encoded by the coding sequence ATGGCTGGCCTTGCTATATGGGGGGACTTAACTGCTGCTCTTGATTCGTCTAGTCACTTAACTATCAATCATAAATTAGAATCTATTAAGCTTCTACGTCATTCAGGGGATAACAGAGATAAACACTTAGGGCAGGTGACTGCATCTGGTATTTCGTTATCAGAGATAGAAAATTTTGACAGAAAGCGAATTTATACGCTTGCTTTATCTGCTAAAGACTCAAAGGATAGAGGTAAGCCATCTGCATGGTCTTCGGAATTAGATGCCTTGGCAGTTGATTATAGCGGTGATAATTTATACCCAAGATTATTTGTAGTGTCTGCTGGTAATACAGATTTAGATTTAACTCTATTAAAACAGTATCCCTATTATAATGAATTGCAAGATATTCATGACCCAGGGCAGTCTTGGAATGTTATAACAGTAGGTGCATGTACCAATAAAGTACAAATAACAGATGATGGCGGAGAAAATTTTTTGCCACTTGCCCCTAACGGGGGATTAAGTCCATATAGTACAACCTCTGTAACTTGGATCAACTCCATGCCAATCAAGCCTGAGGTTGTTTTTGAGGGTGGGAACATGGGAGTAGATGACTACTCCGCGACTTCAATGTCTAGCTTACAACTTTTAAGCACTCATTATGAATTTAATTTACGCCTATTCTCAACGTTTAATGCAACCAGTGCTGCAACAGCATTGGCAGCTAAATTTGCAGCAGACATAAGTGCATTATATCCAGAATATTGGCCAGAAACGGTTAGAGGCTTAATTGTCCATTCCGCTGATTGGTCTGATGCAATGGTTAATCAATTTTCTTATGCTAATAGAACTAAGCGCCAAAGAGCGCAGCATTTAGTGAGATGTGTTGGCTATGGTGTTCCGAATATTAGTAAAGCATTATGGAGTGCTAATAACTCGCTTGTAATGATTGTTGAAGATGAACTACAACCATTTGAAAAACTCAAAGGTAAAGATACTTCAACTAAAGATATGCACATTCATGATATACCCTGGCCAAAAAATGAACTTTTAGACTTAGGCGATATTCCAGTGAAAATGACAATCACTTTGTCATATTTTATTGAGCCTAATCCATCTAGTCGTGATAGTTCAAGTAAATATCGTTACCCTAGTCATCAGTTACGTTTTGATGTGAAACGCCCTACTGAATCAAAACTTCAATTCTTAAAAAGGCTAAGTCGTGATGCTAGAGACGAAGATGAAGGTTCAACTAAGCCGCCCTCAGACTCTAATTGGCTACTAGGTGATTTTCGCAATAAAGGTTCCATTCATAAAGATATCTGGGAAGGCACTGCGGCTGATTTAGCTGAGCGTGGGCTATTAGCCGTATATCCCGGAATAGGTTGGTGGCGTACACGTAAAAAATTAGAGAGATATAACAAGCGTGCTCGTTACACATTGATCGTTTCGATTGAAACGCCATCAACTGAAATTGATTTATATACCCCGGTGGAAGCGAAAATAAGAAATAGAATTCCTATTAAAAACATGGCCAGTGTAACGACAATTTAG
- a CDS encoding S8 family serine peptidase, whose protein sequence is MEGKKHLFVGRNGETQKYTYPRKVVINSTIPKRDRSSHGANLSSQLTLAKMAEKAITEEVDSIELESHMGVQLSFESFPGIEIAFEKLADVRSGIELMSVVQRDNSFVANVLVPIGKFGTLEKKVAEYLNSDKDNKSGPKNSILLNAISSIRTTVIENLWTDSQDLFPISNEEVDWFEIWLPVSDDRIAVITDFKKLCGIHEVRVSDSTLEFPERSILLVKASLSQLASSAALLSKISEIRKSKTTAEFFDSQGIPEQRQWSEELISRVEYNTDNENTPYVSILDTGINFGHPLLSAVFNSNDAFVVDPNWDKADSDGHGTSMAGLAIWGDFNGWPCYMGGLNCCS, encoded by the coding sequence ATGGAAGGGAAAAAACACTTATTTGTTGGGAGAAATGGGGAAACACAGAAATATACCTACCCAAGAAAAGTTGTAATAAATTCTACTATACCAAAAAGAGATAGATCTTCTCATGGCGCTAACCTCTCATCGCAACTAACATTAGCAAAAATGGCTGAAAAAGCTATTACTGAAGAAGTTGATAGTATTGAACTAGAGAGCCATATGGGAGTACAACTTTCATTTGAAAGCTTCCCAGGTATAGAAATTGCGTTTGAAAAATTGGCTGATGTTCGAAGTGGCATAGAGTTAATGAGCGTAGTACAAAGAGATAATTCGTTCGTAGCAAACGTGTTGGTTCCTATTGGTAAGTTCGGTACTTTAGAGAAGAAAGTAGCTGAATACTTAAATAGTGATAAAGATAATAAGTCAGGTCCTAAAAATTCAATTCTTCTAAATGCGATTTCATCAATTCGAACTACAGTAATAGAAAACTTATGGACGGATAGCCAAGATCTGTTTCCTATTTCAAATGAAGAGGTCGATTGGTTTGAGATCTGGCTTCCTGTTAGTGATGACCGAATTGCTGTAATCACTGATTTCAAAAAGCTTTGTGGAATTCATGAAGTTAGAGTATCGGACAGTACCCTCGAGTTTCCTGAAAGGTCTATACTGCTTGTTAAAGCGTCATTAAGCCAGCTAGCAAGTTCTGCTGCACTATTAAGCAAAATTTCTGAAATACGAAAATCTAAAACAACAGCAGAGTTTTTTGATTCTCAGGGTATTCCAGAGCAGCGTCAATGGTCTGAGGAGTTGATTTCAAGAGTTGAATACAATACCGATAATGAGAATACTCCTTATGTATCTATTTTAGATACTGGTATAAATTTTGGACACCCTCTCTTGTCTGCTGTTTTTAATTCTAATGATGCATTTGTCGTTGACCCCAATTGGGATAAGGCTGACTCTGATGGCCATGGGACTTCAATGGCTGGCCTTGCTATATGGGGGGACTTCAATGGCTGGCCTTGCTATATGGGGGGACTTAACTGCTGCTCTTGA
- a CDS encoding AAA family ATPase gives MASSEQLKALLQSHLEKDDDRFMSIALQVAAHEARSGHGKLAQELRDIVTIAKKNTSINKLTPISIAKGAQDSSGLLFASQPKNKLADLIAKDDLKIRLRRLIREQKFMTKLKSHGLSPRRKVLLVGPPGTGKTFTASILAGELDYPLFQVKLDALITKFMGESSSKLRQVFDAISDIRGVYFFDEFDTLGSQRDSQNDVGEARRILNSFLQMIEQDDSNSLIVCATNHIEILDNALFRRFDDVIRYELPEDDEIITLFKNRLIPYVAKSFPWKKLPEIAKELSSAEISRAADEAIKDMLIHGTERVTLTSVKHATLDRKSMRKDLF, from the coding sequence ATGGCCAGTTCAGAGCAATTAAAAGCATTGTTACAGTCTCATCTAGAGAAGGATGACGACCGTTTTATGTCTATAGCTTTGCAAGTCGCTGCACATGAGGCTCGAAGTGGTCATGGAAAACTAGCTCAGGAATTAAGAGATATTGTTACGATTGCTAAAAAAAACACTTCTATAAACAAACTTACGCCGATTTCAATTGCAAAGGGAGCTCAGGATTCAAGCGGGCTTCTTTTTGCCTCTCAACCTAAAAATAAACTTGCTGACTTAATAGCTAAAGATGATCTAAAAATTCGACTTAGGCGATTAATTAGAGAGCAAAAATTCATGACAAAACTGAAAAGTCATGGATTATCTCCTCGTCGAAAAGTTCTATTAGTCGGTCCTCCTGGAACAGGAAAAACATTTACAGCTTCTATATTAGCAGGGGAGTTAGATTATCCTCTATTTCAAGTAAAGCTAGATGCGTTAATTACTAAGTTCATGGGAGAGTCTTCTTCTAAACTTAGGCAAGTTTTCGATGCTATTAGCGATATTCGGGGCGTATATTTTTTCGATGAGTTTGATACATTGGGCTCACAGCGAGATTCTCAGAATGATGTAGGCGAAGCGCGAAGAATACTAAATAGCTTTCTTCAAATGATTGAACAAGATGATTCGAATAGCTTAATAGTATGTGCTACCAACCATATTGAGATATTAGATAATGCTTTGTTTAGACGTTTTGATGACGTTATTAGATATGAGTTACCAGAAGATGACGAAATCATAACGTTATTTAAAAATAGACTTATCCCGTATGTCGCTAAGAGTTTTCCGTGGAAAAAACTACCTGAAATAGCGAAAGAGTTGAGTAGTGCAGAAATTTCTAGAGCTGCAGATGAAGCAATAAAAGATATGTTAATTCACGGAACGGAGAGAGTTACATTAACTTCAGTTAAGCATGCAACCTTAGATAGGAAAAGCATGAGAAAGGATCTATTTTAA
- a CDS encoding OsmC family protein: MKTNVSWQEDVHFTAETGSGFKVEIDGNQVAGPRPMELLLAGLGGCTSYDVVGILKKSRQDVVSCVAQIDADRADAVPAVFTEIRVHFVVTGRNLKESVVARAVKLSAEEYCSASLMLERGGVKIVHSFEVIEVE, from the coding sequence ATGAAGACGAATGTTAGTTGGCAAGAAGATGTGCATTTTACTGCAGAAACAGGTTCTGGTTTTAAGGTAGAGATTGACGGTAATCAGGTGGCTGGGCCAAGACCGATGGAGCTTTTACTTGCTGGGTTGGGTGGCTGTACCTCTTATGATGTAGTCGGTATTTTAAAAAAATCCCGTCAAGATGTTGTGTCTTGTGTGGCTCAAATTGATGCAGATCGAGCGGACGCTGTTCCTGCGGTATTTACAGAGATTCGAGTTCATTTTGTCGTTACAGGTCGTAACCTTAAAGAAAGTGTTGTTGCTCGTGCGGTGAAGTTATCTGCAGAAGAGTACTGCTCTGCCTCTCTAATGTTGGAGAGAGGTGGTGTGAAAATCGTTCATAGTTTTGAAGTTATTGAAGTTGAATAG
- the trpC gene encoding indole-3-glycerol phosphate synthase TrpC: MQIETPTILKKIVARKYEEITERKSHTPYGNLEVAASVANVHNEPRGFAHALRHQIAIGKSGVIAEIKQASPSKGVLRDPFVPADIARSYERSGAACLSVLTDSDFFKGHEDYLVEARSACKLPVIRKDFIVDEYQVLESRAIGADCILLIAACLSGDKLRELDKMARDLGMDVLVEVHNRPELDLALEYTETELLGINNRDLHTFELSLDHTFELMGSVPSDRLIVTESGIHTRSDVALMRQKGIHAFLVGESFMVADDPGEKLAELFQS; this comes from the coding sequence ATGCAAATAGAAACACCGACAATTTTAAAGAAAATTGTAGCTCGAAAATACGAAGAGATTACTGAGCGTAAATCTCATACACCTTATGGAAACTTAGAGGTCGCTGCATCTGTTGCGAATGTTCATAACGAGCCTCGTGGTTTTGCTCATGCACTAAGGCATCAAATAGCTATCGGTAAATCTGGTGTTATTGCTGAGATTAAGCAAGCTTCTCCAAGCAAAGGTGTATTAAGGGATCCATTTGTTCCAGCCGATATCGCTCGTTCCTATGAGCGCTCTGGGGCCGCTTGTTTATCTGTTCTAACGGACAGTGATTTCTTCAAAGGGCATGAAGATTATTTAGTTGAAGCGCGTTCAGCCTGTAAATTACCTGTGATTCGTAAGGATTTCATTGTTGATGAGTATCAGGTACTAGAATCTAGAGCGATTGGTGCAGATTGTATCTTACTTATTGCCGCATGTTTAAGTGGCGATAAATTACGTGAGCTAGATAAAATGGCTCGTGATTTGGGTATGGATGTTTTAGTAGAAGTGCATAATCGTCCAGAGTTGGATTTAGCTTTGGAATATACTGAAACAGAATTGCTTGGAATTAATAATCGAGATCTTCATACCTTTGAACTTAGTTTAGATCATACGTTTGAATTAATGGGAAGTGTGCCTTCCGATCGATTGATTGTGACAGAGAGCGGGATTCATACTCGTAGTGATGTGGCGTTAATGCGACAAAAAGGTATTCATGCGTTTTTAGTTGGGGAATCGTTTATGGTTGCTGATGACCCAGGTGAAAAATTGGCTGAACTGTTTCAGTCCTAG
- the trpD gene encoding anthranilate phosphoribosyltransferase, whose product MNIQKAIAAVVECQDLSADEMRIVMNGIMTGKATPAQIGGFLIGLRMKGETVEEITAAAQVMRELSSKVHLDLEHVVDTCGTGGDGGNLFNVSTASAFVVASAGGKVAKHGGRSVSSKSGSADVLEQAGIYLGLDAAQVCRCVEEIGLGFMFAPNHHSAMKYAVGPRKEMGTRTIFNLLGPLTNPANAKCQVMGVFHRKWVRPIAEVLKALGSEHVMVVHSEDGLDEISIAAPTYVAELKNGEILEYKISPEDFGIPLQSIDTIQAVDATESLALVKMALDGKGKVNPARDIVALNAGAAIYVSGIADSLAEGVNIAEDVIGGGTAKVKMSELASFTRCFMSPDSL is encoded by the coding sequence GTGAATATTCAGAAGGCGATTGCTGCTGTTGTTGAGTGCCAAGATTTGAGCGCTGATGAGATGCGAATAGTGATGAATGGCATCATGACGGGAAAAGCTACGCCAGCACAGATAGGCGGTTTTTTAATTGGCCTAAGAATGAAAGGTGAAACGGTCGAAGAAATTACGGCAGCGGCTCAGGTTATGCGCGAATTATCCAGTAAGGTTCATTTGGATCTTGAGCATGTGGTTGATACCTGTGGTACTGGCGGAGATGGTGGTAACTTATTTAATGTGTCTACTGCATCGGCTTTTGTCGTTGCTTCTGCTGGTGGCAAGGTAGCTAAGCATGGTGGGCGTTCTGTGTCTTCGAAATCGGGCAGTGCCGATGTGCTAGAACAAGCTGGGATTTATCTTGGTCTGGATGCAGCGCAGGTTTGCCGTTGTGTTGAAGAAATTGGTTTAGGTTTTATGTTTGCGCCGAATCACCATTCCGCCATGAAGTACGCGGTAGGCCCTCGAAAAGAAATGGGCACACGTACTATTTTTAATCTGCTTGGGCCGTTAACGAATCCGGCCAATGCAAAATGCCAAGTGATGGGCGTTTTTCATCGAAAATGGGTTCGTCCTATTGCTGAGGTTTTAAAGGCGCTTGGAAGTGAGCACGTGATGGTGGTTCACTCTGAAGACGGTTTGGATGAAATTAGTATTGCAGCACCTACGTATGTTGCTGAGTTAAAAAATGGAGAGATCCTAGAATATAAAATTTCTCCTGAGGATTTTGGGATTCCATTGCAATCTATTGATACGATTCAAGCTGTCGATGCAACTGAAAGTCTTGCTTTAGTGAAAATGGCGTTGGATGGCAAAGGGAAGGTCAACCCCGCTAGAGACATAGTAGCTTTAAATGCTGGTGCCGCCATTTACGTGTCAGGTATTGCAGATAGTTTAGCGGAAGGGGTGAATATTGCGGAAGACGTGATTGGTGGTGGTACAGCCAAAGTTAAGATGTCTGAATTGGCTAGTTTTACACGTTGTTTTATGAGTCCTGACTCACTGTAA
- a CDS encoding anthranilate synthase component II yields the protein MLLMIDNYDSFTYNLVQYFRELGADVQVYRNDEISVEEIERLAPSHLVISPGPCTPNEAGVSLAVIAAFAGKIPILGICLGHQSIGQVFGGEVIRAKNVMHGKTSLIYHQNTSVFSGLPNPQTATRYHSLVVSVDTLPDCLEVTAWSQNIAGDREEIMGIRHKTLAVEGVQFHPESILTESGHALLANFLTR from the coding sequence ATGTTATTGATGATTGATAACTATGATTCTTTTACTTACAACCTTGTGCAGTATTTTCGTGAGTTGGGTGCGGATGTGCAGGTTTATCGTAACGATGAAATTAGTGTTGAAGAAATTGAGCGGCTTGCGCCTTCGCATTTGGTAATTTCACCAGGGCCATGCACGCCCAATGAAGCGGGTGTTTCATTGGCTGTCATTGCGGCGTTTGCTGGGAAAATTCCAATATTGGGTATTTGCTTAGGTCATCAAAGTATTGGTCAGGTATTTGGTGGTGAGGTAATTCGTGCTAAAAATGTTATGCATGGTAAAACCTCGTTAATCTATCATCAAAACACCTCTGTGTTTTCTGGTTTGCCAAACCCACAGACAGCGACGCGTTATCATTCTTTGGTTGTTTCTGTTGACACGCTGCCCGATTGTCTAGAGGTAACTGCTTGGAGTCAAAACATAGCAGGTGATAGAGAGGAAATTATGGGAATTCGACATAAAACGCTTGCCGTTGAAGGAGTGCAATTTCATCCTGAGTCGATTCTGACTGAGTCGGGCCATGCTTTATTGGCCAATTTCTTAACAAGATAG
- a CDS encoding magnesium transporter, translated as MHSQVAALIETLIHDEHSPESVNKAISELTPDDVALALESIPLVQRRQAWANIKQANRLDILVEMRGESRQLLLKELDDSEIETLFTDVDAEDLLEITDSLPDRLVDIALKQMDNKQREYYQQGIVYDDDVVGRWIDHELLIASQSIRTSEALRLLKKNTPDYTDMVYLVNRTGRWVGCVKFDKLFKAQGHEPISSLIDEDCTFIRADTELTKAAELLERSSLSALPIVDENQILLGRFHAGLAMETWRLEHEAQQMSTAGLNEESDLFAPVKRSAATRGIWLGINLLTAFLASAFIGLFEATLQQVVALAVLMPVVASMGGIAGSQTLTLIVRGLALGQITRSNLKSLLSKELKVGGLNGILWAIVIGVVTLWWFESPMLGMVIGLAIIVNIIMAALSGVLIPVLLDKLRIDPALSGSVILTTVTDIAGFVAFLGLGTLLLI; from the coding sequence GTGCATAGCCAAGTCGCCGCCCTCATCGAAACCCTCATTCATGACGAGCACTCACCCGAGTCCGTTAACAAGGCCATTTCTGAGTTAACACCAGATGATGTGGCGCTAGCCCTTGAATCCATACCGCTCGTCCAACGACGACAAGCGTGGGCCAATATCAAGCAAGCGAATCGCCTTGATATCTTGGTTGAAATGCGCGGAGAATCTCGCCAGTTATTATTAAAAGAGCTAGACGACTCAGAAATAGAAACGCTGTTCACTGATGTCGACGCTGAAGACCTACTCGAGATAACCGATTCCTTACCAGACCGCTTGGTCGACATTGCTCTAAAGCAGATGGACAATAAGCAACGTGAGTATTACCAACAAGGTATTGTTTACGATGATGATGTTGTCGGTCGTTGGATTGATCACGAGCTGTTAATCGCCTCTCAATCCATTCGCACCTCAGAAGCACTAAGATTGCTTAAAAAGAACACTCCAGATTACACAGACATGGTGTATTTAGTAAACAGAACAGGCCGCTGGGTTGGCTGTGTAAAGTTCGATAAGCTATTCAAAGCACAAGGCCATGAACCTATTTCAAGCCTAATAGATGAAGATTGCACCTTTATCCGCGCTGACACAGAACTAACGAAAGCCGCAGAGCTATTAGAACGATCTTCTCTATCAGCACTTCCTATAGTTGATGAAAATCAAATTTTATTAGGGCGTTTTCACGCAGGGCTCGCCATGGAAACATGGCGTTTAGAGCATGAAGCTCAGCAGATGTCGACTGCAGGTCTAAACGAAGAATCAGACTTATTTGCCCCAGTAAAACGCAGCGCAGCAACGCGTGGCATTTGGCTTGGCATAAATTTATTGACGGCATTTTTAGCATCCGCTTTTATCGGGCTATTTGAAGCCACCCTTCAGCAAGTCGTTGCACTCGCCGTATTAATGCCTGTTGTTGCTTCCATGGGTGGCATTGCGGGTAGTCAGACCCTAACCTTGATTGTGCGGGGTTTAGCGCTTGGGCAAATAACCCGCAGCAACTTAAAGTCTTTATTATCTAAAGAACTAAAAGTCGGTGGATTAAACGGCATTTTGTGGGCGATTGTCATTGGCGTTGTGACTTTATGGTGGTTCGAAAGCCCAATGCTTGGCATGGTCATCGGCCTAGCCATTATCGTTAATATCATCATGGCTGCCCTATCAGGAGTTCTAATACCAGTCTTACTGGATAAATTACGCATAGACCCGGCGTTATCTGGGTCGGTCATTTTAACCACAGTGACAGATATTGCAGGTTTTGTTGCCTTCTTGGGCTTGGGCACCTTATTACTTATATAG
- a CDS encoding mechanosensitive ion channel family protein, giving the protein MNWETMQVYLGLGDTNMHWIVRVFLVVLITLTINFIATRILMRIDRQLEKTKTPWDNVLIHAAQKPIGVFIWLAGLSVAAEISGKELDPNFISFIKATREVGIIALLTWFVLRCISESEKTLTTSNKISTTVDYTTASAISKLLRATVIITAVLVALQTLGYSVSGVLAFGGVGGIAVGFAAKDLLANFFGGLMVYLDRPFAIGDWVRSPDKNIEGTVEHIGWRQTRIRTFDKRPLYVPNSTFSLISVENPSRMSHRRINETIGVRYCDFSLLSTVLSEIKEMIANHEDLDTNEIYMVNFNQFGPSSLDFFIYAYTKTVDWRTFHDVKQDVLFKAMQIIESHDAEVAFPTHTVHMANDSRMTLLSEQAKPSEQNSAKQSQKEQEPTQQPANDQDSK; this is encoded by the coding sequence ATGAACTGGGAAACAATGCAAGTATATTTAGGTCTGGGTGATACTAATATGCACTGGATCGTTCGAGTCTTTTTAGTGGTACTGATCACTCTCACCATCAACTTTATTGCAACTCGCATTTTAATGCGCATAGACAGACAACTAGAAAAAACCAAAACACCTTGGGATAACGTTTTAATTCACGCTGCGCAAAAACCAATTGGTGTATTCATATGGTTAGCAGGGTTAAGCGTCGCGGCAGAGATATCTGGCAAAGAGTTAGATCCTAACTTCATATCTTTTATTAAGGCGACCCGCGAAGTCGGTATTATTGCCCTGCTAACCTGGTTTGTTTTACGCTGCATCTCCGAAAGTGAAAAAACGCTAACGACTTCAAATAAAATTTCAACCACCGTAGATTACACAACAGCCAGCGCAATCAGCAAGCTGTTACGAGCAACCGTCATTATTACCGCCGTATTAGTAGCATTACAGACTCTAGGCTATAGCGTTTCTGGGGTATTAGCATTTGGCGGTGTAGGTGGCATTGCCGTAGGCTTTGCCGCCAAAGATTTACTGGCTAATTTCTTTGGCGGATTAATGGTTTACTTAGATCGCCCTTTTGCTATTGGTGACTGGGTCCGTTCACCTGACAAAAATATTGAAGGAACCGTAGAGCACATAGGCTGGCGTCAAACCCGTATTCGCACCTTTGATAAACGCCCTTTATATGTGCCTAATTCAACTTTTTCATTAATTTCAGTCGAAAACCCATCTCGCATGTCCCATCGCCGCATTAACGAGACCATCGGCGTCCGCTATTGCGACTTTAGCCTTCTCTCAACTGTCCTATCTGAGATAAAAGAGATGATTGCCAACCATGAAGACCTAGACACCAACGAAATATATATGGTGAATTTTAACCAATTCGGCCCATCGTCTCTAGACTTCTTCATTTACGCTTATACAAAAACCGTAGATTGGCGAACTTTTCATGACGTTAAACAAGATGTACTTTTCAAAGCCATGCAGATTATTGAATCACATGACGCTGAAGTTGCCTTCCCGACCCATACGGTTCATATGGCGAATGATAGTCGAATGACACTGTTGTCAGAGCAAGCAAAACCATCTGAACAGAATTCAGCAAAGCAGTCACAGAAAGAACAAGAACCAACACAACAGCCTGCGAACGATCAGGACTCAAAATAA
- a CDS encoding phosphoglycolate phosphatase, translated as MKTPSYFSKWFDGWPALVCLDLDGTLVDSVPDIARAVDAFLVELGAAPAGEELVRGWVGFGSAKLIMQALEWAEIDSARHEEAYRIFLTHYHAHLTDGTTLYPNVKALLKAFKHNGVPVALVTNKPSVFVKPMLDHFELTEQFGWLLGGDTLEEKKPSAMPLLHCSESIEALPENCLMIGDSITDYNAANNAGFKCALVTYGYHQGVDLTGLGADAIIDDLAELLV; from the coding sequence ATGAAAACACCTAGCTATTTCTCTAAGTGGTTTGATGGTTGGCCAGCACTTGTTTGCTTGGACCTTGATGGTACCTTAGTAGACAGCGTGCCTGATATCGCGCGTGCTGTGGATGCCTTTTTGGTTGAGCTTGGTGCGGCGCCTGCAGGTGAAGAGCTTGTCCGTGGCTGGGTTGGCTTTGGTTCAGCTAAGTTGATTATGCAAGCGCTTGAGTGGGCTGAGATCGATTCGGCTCGACATGAAGAGGCGTATCGGATTTTTCTGACACACTATCATGCGCATTTGACCGACGGCACGACGCTTTACCCCAATGTGAAAGCCTTGCTAAAAGCTTTTAAACATAACGGTGTTCCTGTTGCTTTGGTCACTAACAAGCCTAGCGTGTTTGTGAAGCCAATGTTGGATCATTTTGAATTGACAGAGCAGTTTGGTTGGTTGTTGGGTGGTGACACCTTAGAAGAGAAAAAACCATCCGCTATGCCTTTACTGCATTGCAGTGAGTCTATTGAGGCGTTGCCTGAAAACTGCCTAATGATCGGGGATTCCATTACAGATTATAACGCTGCAAACAATGCTGGCTTTAAGTGCGCCTTGGTGACCTATGGTTATCATCAAGGTGTTGATCTTACTGGATTAGGCGCTGATGCGATCATTGATGATTTAGCCGAGTTGTTGGTCTGA
- the rpe gene encoding ribulose-phosphate 3-epimerase has translation MNDFIIAPSILSADFARLGEEVDNVLEAGADIIHFDVMDNHYVPNLTIGPMVCKALRKHGVTADIDVHLMVKPVDRMIGDFIEAGASFITFHPEASEHIDRSLQMIRDGGCKAGLVFNPATPLEHLKYVMDKVDMVLLMSVNPGFGGQSFIPGTLDKLREARALIDASGYDIRLEVDGGVSEKNIAEIARAGADTFVAGSAIFGKDDYKSVIDTMRKELASTR, from the coding sequence ATGAATGATTTTATCATTGCCCCTTCTATCCTTTCTGCCGATTTTGCTCGATTAGGCGAAGAGGTCGATAATGTCTTGGAGGCTGGAGCCGACATCATCCACTTTGATGTGATGGACAATCACTATGTTCCTAATTTAACGATTGGCCCTATGGTCTGTAAAGCGTTACGCAAGCATGGTGTTACTGCTGATATTGATGTACATCTGATGGTGAAGCCAGTAGATCGTATGATTGGCGACTTTATCGAGGCTGGGGCGTCTTTTATTACCTTTCACCCAGAAGCCAGCGAGCACATTGATCGCTCTTTGCAAATGATTCGGGACGGTGGGTGTAAGGCGGGTTTGGTATTTAACCCCGCCACGCCTCTTGAGCATTTAAAGTATGTGATGGATAAGGTTGATATGGTTTTGCTAATGTCGGTTAACCCAGGCTTTGGCGGTCAATCTTTTATTCCTGGTACCTTAGATAAATTGCGCGAAGCTCGTGCTCTGATTGATGCCAGCGGTTACGACATTCGTCTTGAAGTGGATGGTGGTGTCAGTGAAAAGAACATCGCTGAGATCGCGCGCGCGGGTGCAGACACGTTTGTGGCAGGCTCAGCTATTTTTGGCAAAGATGACTATAAATCAGTCATCGATACAATGCGCAAAGAATTGGCGAGTACACGTTAA